A genomic region of Bacteroides acidifaciens contains the following coding sequences:
- a CDS encoding TetR/AcrR family transcriptional regulator: MTEHGKDVSQRADLRERIVVAAMEAFRTKGIKSITMDDIAAALGISKRTLYEVFSDKESLLKECILKAQGDRDKYLQQVYEESHNVLEVILAVFQKSIEMFHQTNKRFFEDIKKYPRVHEMMRARQDSDSEKTMSFFKVGVDQGIFRPDVNFAIVNMLVREQFDVLLNTDICNEYPFIEVYESIMFTYIRGISTEKGAKVLEDFIQEYRKNRIEEKEE; encoded by the coding sequence CATGGAAAAGACGTTTCCCAAAGAGCAGACTTGAGAGAACGGATTGTAGTGGCGGCAATGGAAGCTTTCAGAACGAAAGGTATCAAGAGTATTACAATGGACGATATTGCGGCAGCATTGGGCATATCCAAACGTACCCTTTACGAAGTCTTTTCGGATAAAGAATCATTGTTGAAAGAATGCATATTGAAGGCTCAGGGAGACAGGGACAAATATTTGCAGCAGGTATATGAGGAGTCGCACAACGTGCTTGAGGTTATACTTGCCGTGTTCCAGAAAAGCATTGAAATGTTTCATCAAACAAATAAACGCTTTTTTGAAGACATCAAGAAATATCCGAGGGTACATGAGATGATGAGAGCCCGTCAGGACAGTGATTCAGAGAAAACGATGTCCTTCTTTAAGGTAGGAGTCGATCAAGGTATTTTTCGTCCGGATGTGAATTTTGCTATTGTCAACATGTTGGTGCGCGAGCAGTTTGATGTGCTGCTGAATACGGACATTTGCAATGAATATCCTTTTATAGAAGTGTACGAGTCTATCATGTTTACTTATATTCGCGGCATCTCCACAGAGAAAGGAGCCAAGGTATTGGAAGACTTTATACAAGAATATCGTAAGAACCGCATTGAAGAAAAGGAAGAATGA
- a CDS encoding TolC family protein — MNKMKRPTGKKILLMAVVVCAFGFAKAQETQVAGNTLTLTLDKALEIALDENPTMKVAAEEIALKKVAGKEAWQSLLPEASIAGSVDHTIKAAEMKLNDMSFKMGQDGTNTANAGLSINLPLFVPGVYRAMSMTKTDIELAVEKSRASKLDLVNQVSKAYYQLMLAQDSYEVLQGSYKLAEDNYNVVNAKYQQGTVSEYDKISAEVQMRSIKPNLIAAANAVTLAKLQLKVLMGITADVEIKINDSLTKYEMEMFANQLKEEDVNLNNNTTMKQLDLNMKLLEKNVKSLKTNFMPTLSMSFSYKYQSLYNPNINFFDYSWSNSSNLMFNLSIPLYKASNFTKIKSARIQMRQLDWNRIDTERQLNMQIVSCRNNMAASTEQVVSNKENVLQAKKAVVIAEKRYDVGKGTVLELNSSQVSLTQAQLTYNQSIYDYLVAKADLDQVLGKE, encoded by the coding sequence ATGAACAAAATGAAAAGACCGACAGGTAAGAAGATTCTTCTGATGGCTGTGGTAGTCTGTGCGTTTGGCTTTGCGAAAGCTCAGGAGACTCAGGTAGCGGGGAATACGCTAACCTTAACCTTAGACAAAGCCTTAGAAATTGCCTTGGATGAGAATCCGACAATGAAAGTGGCGGCAGAAGAAATTGCTTTGAAGAAAGTAGCCGGCAAAGAAGCATGGCAAAGTCTGTTGCCCGAAGCCAGCATCGCCGGGTCTGTGGACCACACGATTAAGGCAGCCGAGATGAAATTGAATGATATGTCGTTCAAGATGGGACAGGACGGTACGAACACCGCCAATGCCGGATTGAGCATAAATCTGCCTCTGTTTGTGCCAGGCGTGTATCGCGCTATGTCAATGACAAAGACAGACATTGAACTTGCGGTAGAGAAGTCGCGCGCTTCCAAACTGGATTTGGTGAATCAGGTAAGTAAAGCCTACTATCAGTTGATGCTTGCCCAAGACAGCTACGAAGTGCTTCAGGGAAGCTACAAACTGGCAGAGGACAATTACAATGTAGTCAATGCCAAGTATCAGCAGGGGACTGTGAGCGAATATGATAAAATCAGTGCGGAAGTGCAGATGCGCAGCATCAAACCGAACCTGATTGCGGCAGCCAACGCAGTGACTTTGGCTAAGTTGCAGCTCAAAGTGCTGATGGGCATAACAGCCGATGTGGAGATTAAGATTAACGACAGTCTGACTAAGTACGAGATGGAGATGTTTGCCAACCAGTTGAAGGAAGAGGACGTAAATCTGAACAACAATACCACTATGAAGCAGTTAGACCTGAATATGAAGTTGTTGGAAAAGAATGTAAAGTCTTTGAAAACCAACTTTATGCCGACGCTTTCGATGAGCTTCTCCTACAAATACCAATCCTTGTATAATCCGAATATCAATTTCTTCGATTATAGCTGGAGCAACAGTTCGAACTTGATGTTCAACCTAAGCATCCCCTTGTATAAGGCAAGTAACTTTACGAAAATAAAATCCGCCCGTATTCAGATGCGTCAGCTCGACTGGAACCGTATAGACACGGAAAGACAGTTGAATATGCAGATTGTAAGTTGCCGCAACAATATGGCTGCCAGTACAGAACAGGTAGTCAGCAACAAAGAGAACGTGCTGCAGGCTAAGAAAGCGGTGGTGATAGCCGAAAAACGCTATGATGTAGGTAAGGGTACGGTGCTCGAACTAAACAGTTCTCAGGTATCACTGACGCAAGCCCAGCTCACTTACAATCAGTCAATATATGATTATCTGGTTGCTAAGGCAGACCTCGACCAGGTTTTGGGAAAAGAATAA
- a CDS encoding efflux RND transporter periplasmic adaptor subunit encodes MKKSIQLVALLLTVFMGSCTGGKDKATVEHVDAKPIVKLADVKARPVDQIQDYTATVEAEVKNNIAPSSPVRIDRIFVEVGDRVSKGQKLVQMDAANLDQTKLQLDNQEIEFNRINELYKVGGASKSEWDASKMQLDVKRTAYNNLLENTFLLSPINGVVTARNYDNGDMYSGGTPVLVVEQITPVKLLINVSETYFTKVKKGAPVDVKLDVYGDEVFKGTINLVYPTIDAATRTFQVEIRLDNRDQRVRPGMFARATLNFGTADNVVVPDLAIVKQAGSGDRYVFVYKDGKVSYNKVELGRRMGSEYELKSGVPDNSQVVVAGQSRLVNGVEVEVEK; translated from the coding sequence ATGAAAAAAAGTATCCAATTAGTAGCCCTGCTGTTAACTGTGTTTATGGGCTCATGTACAGGTGGAAAAGACAAAGCTACTGTGGAACACGTGGACGCAAAACCCATCGTGAAACTGGCAGATGTAAAAGCTCGCCCCGTAGACCAGATACAGGATTATACAGCGACCGTAGAAGCGGAAGTGAAAAACAACATCGCTCCTTCGTCTCCTGTGCGTATCGACCGTATCTTTGTAGAAGTGGGCGACCGTGTATCAAAAGGACAGAAATTAGTGCAGATGGATGCGGCCAACCTCGACCAGACAAAGTTGCAACTCGACAATCAGGAAATAGAATTCAACCGTATTAACGAATTATATAAAGTAGGCGGTGCTTCCAAATCCGAGTGGGATGCTTCGAAGATGCAGCTCGATGTAAAACGGACTGCTTATAATAATCTGTTGGAAAACACCTTTCTGCTGAGCCCGATTAACGGTGTAGTTACTGCGCGCAACTATGACAATGGCGACATGTACAGTGGTGGAACACCTGTATTGGTCGTAGAACAGATCACTCCGGTGAAACTTTTGATTAACGTATCCGAAACCTATTTCACCAAAGTGAAAAAAGGTGCGCCGGTAGATGTGAAACTGGATGTGTATGGTGATGAAGTATTCAAGGGGACCATCAATCTGGTTTATCCTACGATAGACGCAGCTACCCGTACATTCCAGGTAGAAATCAGACTCGACAACAGAGACCAGCGTGTGCGTCCGGGAATGTTTGCTCGGGCGACGTTGAATTTCGGTACGGCCGACAATGTGGTTGTTCCCGATTTGGCTATCGTGAAGCAGGCAGGTTCCGGCGACCGTTACGTGTTTGTTTATAAAGATGGTAAAGTATCTTATAATAAGGTAGAGTTAGGTAGACGTATGGGCTCGGAATACGAACTGAAATCCGGTGTGCCCGATAATTCTCAGGTTGTAGTTGCCGGCCAGTCACGTTTGGTGAACGGTGTGGAAGTAGAAGTTGAGAAATAA
- a CDS encoding efflux RND transporter permease subunit has translation MSLYEGAVKKPIMTSLCFLAVVIFGLFSLSKLPIDLYPDIDTNTIMVMTAYPGASASDIENNVTRPLENTLNAVSNLKHITSRSSENMSLITLEFEFGNDIDVLTNDVRDKLDMVSSQLPDDVENPIIFKFSTDMIPIVLLSVQANESQSALYKILDDRVVNPLARIPGVGTVSISGAPQREIQVYCDPNKLEAYHLTIETISSIIGAENRNIPGGNFDIGSETYALRVEGEFDDSRQLADVVVGTYNGANVFLRDVARIVDSVEERAQETYNNGVKGAMIIVQKQAGANSVEISKKVADALPRLQKNLPSDVKIGVIVDTSDNILNTIDSLTETVMYALLFVVIVVFLFLGRWRATLIICITIPLSLIASFIYLAISGNTINIISLSSLSIAIGMVVDDAIVVLENVTTHIERGSDPKQAAVHGTNEVAISVVASTLTMIAVFFPLTMVSGMSGVLFKQLGWMMCAIMFISTVSALSLTPMLCSQLLRLQKKQSKAFKLFFTPIEKTLDGLDTWYARMLNWAVRHRWTVISGCIAFFLLSLLCAKGIGTEFFPAQDNARIAVKLELPIGTRKEIAQELSAKLTEQWRTKYKGIMKVCNYTVGQADSDNTWASMQDNGSHIISFNISLVDPGDRDVTLETVCDEMRDDLKAYPEFSKAQVILGGSNTGMSAQASADFEVYGYDMELTDSVSACLKRELLNVKGVTEVNISRSDYQPEYQVDFDREKLAMHGLNLSTAGTFLRNRINGSVASKYREDGDEYDIKVRYAPEYRTSLESIENILIYNSQGQAVRVKDVGTVVERFAPPTIERKDRERIVTVSAVISGVPLGDVVAAGNKIIDKMDLPGDVTIQISGSYEDQQDSFRDLGTLGILIVILVFIVMAAQFESLTYPFILILSVFFALSGILMALFITNTTLSVMSLLGGIMLIGIVVKNGIVLIDYTILCRERGQSILNAVVTAGKSRLRPVLMTTATTILGMIPMAVSTGQGAEMWSPMAISVIGGLAVSTILTLIYVPVMYCIFGSVGVRRQRRKIKQAREMNEYFQLHKDEIIKK, from the coding sequence ATGAGTTTATACGAAGGTGCGGTTAAGAAACCGATTATGACCTCGCTCTGCTTCCTGGCAGTGGTGATTTTTGGTCTTTTCTCTTTGTCCAAATTACCTATCGACTTGTATCCGGACATTGATACGAATACGATTATGGTAATGACCGCTTATCCCGGTGCAAGTGCTTCGGATATAGAAAATAATGTAACTCGTCCGCTCGAAAATACCTTGAATGCGGTGAGTAACCTGAAACATATTACCTCTCGTTCTTCCGAGAATATGTCATTGATTACATTGGAGTTCGAGTTTGGTAACGATATTGATGTTCTGACCAATGATGTGCGTGACAAACTCGACATGGTAAGCTCGCAGCTTCCCGATGATGTCGAGAATCCGATTATCTTCAAATTCAGTACGGACATGATTCCCATCGTGCTGCTTTCCGTACAGGCGAACGAGAGCCAGTCTGCGCTTTATAAGATATTGGACGACCGTGTGGTAAACCCGCTGGCACGTATTCCGGGAGTCGGAACCGTGTCTATCAGTGGTGCGCCGCAGCGTGAGATTCAGGTGTATTGCGACCCTAACAAACTGGAAGCCTATCACCTGACCATCGAAACCATCAGTTCCATTATCGGTGCCGAGAACAGGAACATCCCTGGTGGTAACTTCGATATCGGTAGTGAAACCTACGCGTTGCGTGTAGAAGGCGAGTTCGACGACTCCCGCCAGTTGGCAGACGTAGTGGTAGGTACGTATAATGGGGCGAATGTCTTTTTGCGCGATGTCGCCCGCATCGTCGACTCTGTGGAAGAGCGTGCACAGGAGACCTATAACAACGGTGTGAAGGGTGCCATGATTATCGTGCAGAAGCAGGCGGGCGCCAATTCGGTGGAAATCTCCAAGAAAGTGGCGGACGCATTGCCGAGGCTTCAGAAGAACCTGCCGAGCGACGTGAAAATCGGTGTCATCGTCGATACGTCCGACAACATCCTCAACACCATCGACAGTTTGACCGAAACCGTCATGTATGCCCTGCTCTTCGTGGTAATCGTCGTGTTCCTCTTCTTGGGACGCTGGCGCGCAACGCTGATTATCTGTATCACCATCCCGCTTTCGTTGATTGCCTCGTTCATTTACCTGGCGATTAGTGGGAATACGATTAATATTATTTCGCTTTCATCACTTTCTATTGCTATCGGTATGGTGGTGGACGATGCGATTGTGGTGCTCGAAAACGTGACGACCCATATCGAGCGTGGCTCCGACCCCAAACAGGCGGCAGTGCACGGTACGAACGAGGTGGCAATCTCTGTAGTCGCTTCTACGCTTACGATGATTGCCGTGTTCTTCCCCTTGACGATGGTAAGCGGTATGTCGGGTGTGCTTTTCAAACAGTTGGGTTGGATGATGTGTGCTATCATGTTCATCTCTACCGTTTCGGCACTGTCGCTCACGCCGATGCTCTGTTCGCAGTTGCTCCGTTTGCAGAAGAAGCAGTCGAAAGCCTTCAAGCTCTTCTTTACTCCGATTGAGAAGACGCTCGACGGACTCGACACCTGGTATGCAAGGATGCTCAACTGGGCGGTTCGCCATCGCTGGACGGTTATCTCCGGATGTATCGCCTTTTTCCTCCTCAGTCTGTTGTGTGCTAAAGGCATCGGTACGGAGTTCTTCCCCGCACAGGACAACGCCCGTATTGCGGTGAAGTTAGAGTTGCCCATCGGTACGCGCAAGGAGATTGCCCAAGAACTTTCGGCGAAACTGACCGAACAGTGGCGCACGAAGTATAAAGGCATCATGAAAGTGTGCAACTATACAGTAGGTCAGGCAGACTCCGATAATACATGGGCGTCTATGCAGGACAACGGTTCGCATATCATCTCCTTCAACATCAGCCTTGTCGACCCGGGCGACCGCGATGTGACGTTGGAAACTGTCTGTGACGAAATGCGCGACGACCTCAAGGCATATCCTGAATTCAGCAAGGCACAGGTGATTCTTGGTGGTAGTAACACGGGTATGTCTGCCCAGGCAAGCGCCGACTTCGAGGTTTACGGATACGACATGGAGCTGACCGATAGCGTGTCGGCATGCCTTAAACGCGAGCTGCTCAATGTGAAGGGAGTGACCGAAGTCAATATCAGCCGTAGCGACTACCAGCCCGAATACCAGGTGGACTTCGACCGCGAGAAGTTGGCAATGCACGGATTGAATCTCTCTACGGCAGGTACCTTCCTGCGCAACCGTATCAACGGTTCCGTAGCTTCCAAATATCGTGAGGACGGCGACGAGTACGACATCAAGGTGCGTTACGCTCCCGAATACCGTACCAGCCTGGAAAGCATCGAAAACATCCTTATCTATAATTCACAGGGACAGGCGGTGCGCGTGAAAGATGTGGGAACGGTTGTCGAACGTTTCGCCCCGCCCACCATCGAGCGTAAAGACCGCGAACGTATTGTGACCGTTTCCGCCGTTATCTCGGGTGTTCCGTTGGGCGACGTGGTGGCTGCCGGCAATAAGATTATCGACAAGATGGATTTGCCGGGCGACGTGACGATACAGATTTCCGGTTCTTACGAAGACCAGCAGGATTCGTTCCGCGACTTGGGAACATTGGGGATTCTGATTGTAATTCTCGTATTTATCGTGATGGCAGCACAGTTTGAGTCACTGACTTATCCGTTCATTCTGATTCTTTCCGTATTCTTTGCACTGAGTGGTATTTTGATGGCATTGTTTATCACTAATACTACATTGAGTGTGATGAGTCTGTTGGGAGGTATCATGCTGATTGGTATCGTGGTGAAAAACGGTATTGTGCTTATCGACTACACCATCCTCTGCCGTGAGCGCGGGCAGTCCATCCTTAATGCGGTGGTGACGGCGGGCAAGAGCCGCTTGCGTCCGGTATTGATGACCACTGCCACGACCATTCTCGGTATGATTCCGATGGCAGTCAGCACGGGACAGGGAGCGGAGATGTGGAGTCCGATGGCGATTTCCGTAATCGGTGGTCTGGCAGTCTCTACCATCCTGACGTTGATTTACGTACCGGTGATGTACTGCATCTTCGGTAGTGTGGGAGTTCGCCGCCAACGCCGCAAGATTAAGCAGGCACGCGAGATGAACGAGTACTTCCAACTGCATAAAGATGAAATCATTAAGAAATAA
- a CDS encoding PG0541 family transporter-associated protein, whose translation MKSILITFDQAYYERIIALLDRMGCRGFTYLDKVQGRGSKTGEPHYGSHAWPSMCSAIITVVEDTKVDPLLDALHQMDLETEQLGLRAFVWGIERTI comes from the coding sequence ATGAAATCTATATTAATAACATTCGACCAGGCTTATTACGAGCGCATCATAGCATTGCTCGACCGTATGGGTTGCCGTGGATTTACGTATTTGGATAAGGTGCAGGGACGCGGCTCCAAGACAGGCGAACCGCATTACGGCAGCCACGCATGGCCCAGTATGTGTTCCGCCATCATCACGGTGGTGGAGGATACGAAGGTGGACCCGTTGCTGGACGCGCTGCACCAGATGGACTTGGAGACCGAACAGTTAGGCTTGCGCGCCTTTGTATGGGGTATCGAACGGACGATTTAA
- a CDS encoding SGNH/GDSL hydrolase family protein has translation MKIIKNYLTYSLWLVLTVFAALLGLHWLPAITVDGHTMRRVDLLSDLRYPDADTAAADSDSIPLPPVVKPEFVDTCRAGMTCIEDYSDSTYRGMAPFYEALDRVSSGTSGSGDNLVRIAVFGDSFIEADIFTADLREMLQKRFGGCGVGFVTITSMTSGYRPTVRHMFSGWSSHAVTDSVYFDRKKQGISGHYFVPRNGAYVELRGQNKYASLLDTCQRASIFFYNKASVHLSARVNRGDSRSYVLAPSKSLQEVQVDGRIGSIRWTVDRADSTLFYGLAMDGKQGIILDNFSLRGSSGLSLRGIPQQMLKEFNRQRPYDLIILEYGLNVATERGRNYDNYQKGLLAAIEHLKTCFPQAGILLLSVGDRDYKNENGDLRTMPGVKNLIRYQQNIAAESGIAFWNMFEAMGGDGSMAKLVHAKPSMANYDYTHINFRGGKHLAGLLYETLIYGKEQYDRRKAYEKE, from the coding sequence ATGAAGATAATCAAGAACTATCTGACATATTCCTTGTGGCTTGTGCTGACGGTATTTGCCGCTTTGCTCGGGCTTCATTGGCTGCCTGCCATCACCGTCGACGGACACACCATGCGGCGTGTCGACCTTTTGAGCGACCTCCGCTATCCGGACGCGGATACCGCCGCAGCCGATTCGGACAGCATCCCTCTGCCGCCCGTCGTGAAACCGGAGTTTGTAGATACCTGCCGTGCGGGTATGACCTGCATTGAAGATTACAGCGATTCTACCTACCGTGGAATGGCTCCCTTTTATGAAGCCCTCGACCGTGTTTCTTCCGGGACTTCCGGTTCCGGTGACAACTTAGTGCGTATTGCCGTATTCGGTGACTCCTTTATCGAAGCGGACATCTTTACCGCCGACCTGCGGGAGATGCTCCAAAAAAGATTCGGTGGTTGCGGAGTAGGTTTTGTCACCATCACTTCCATGACAAGCGGCTATCGTCCTACGGTGCGGCATATGTTCAGCGGATGGTCAAGTCACGCAGTGACGGACAGTGTTTATTTCGACAGGAAGAAACAAGGCATCTCCGGTCATTATTTCGTTCCCCGAAACGGAGCTTATGTAGAGTTGCGCGGGCAGAACAAATACGCTTCGCTGCTCGATACCTGCCAGCGTGCCTCTATCTTCTTTTATAATAAAGCTTCCGTTCATCTCTCCGCCCGTGTGAACAGAGGAGACAGCAGGAGTTACGTATTGGCGCCTTCCAAAAGTCTGCAGGAAGTGCAAGTAGACGGACGTATCGGCTCTATCCGCTGGACGGTAGACCGTGCCGACTCCACGCTCTTCTACGGATTGGCAATGGATGGAAAGCAAGGTATCATTCTTGATAACTTCTCATTACGTGGAAGTTCCGGACTTTCCCTGCGCGGCATCCCGCAACAAATGCTGAAAGAGTTTAACCGCCAACGCCCCTACGACTTGATTATTCTCGAATACGGGTTGAACGTCGCTACCGAACGAGGACGCAATTACGATAACTACCAAAAAGGACTGCTGGCAGCCATCGAACATCTGAAAACATGCTTTCCGCAAGCCGGAATCCTGCTGTTGAGTGTCGGCGACCGTGACTACAAAAACGAGAACGGCGACCTTCGCACCATGCCGGGGGTCAAGAATCTGATTCGTTATCAGCAGAACATTGCCGCCGAAAGCGGTATCGCCTTTTGGAATATGTTCGAGGCAATGGGCGGTGATGGCAGCATGGCGAAACTGGTTCATGCCAAACCGTCCATGGCAAACTACGACTATACGCATATAAACTTCCGGGGCGGCAAGCACCTGGCAGGACTGCTTTATGAAACATTGATATACGGTAAAGAACAATATGACAGGAGAAAAGCCTATGAGAAAGAATAA
- a CDS encoding SGNH/GDSL hydrolase family protein, with amino-acid sequence MRKNNLLPVFILILAGILTAPCFLLKITAQDRIPACPPLGKTLKKIKPLREMTWANDTISAQVFFPTVFRETGRNEIIDSIALLAPVFEHIRQVHAGLSEDTVRIVHIGDSHVRGHIYPQTTGARLTETFGAVSYIDKGVNGATCLTFTHPDRIAEIAALKPELLILSFGTNESHNRRYSINVHYNQMDELVKLLRDSLPNVPILFTTPPGSYESFRQRRRRRTYAINPRTATAAETIRRYAKNNRLLVWDMYDVVGGKRRACTNWTEAKLMRPDHVHYLPEGYILQGNLLYQAIIKAYNDYVSH; translated from the coding sequence ATGAGAAAGAATAACCTGCTGCCTGTCTTTATACTTATATTGGCGGGAATCCTGACTGCTCCCTGTTTTCTTTTAAAGATAACAGCACAAGACCGTATTCCTGCCTGTCCGCCGTTAGGCAAGACTTTAAAGAAAATCAAACCCTTGCGTGAAATGACCTGGGCGAATGATACCATCTCTGCACAAGTCTTCTTTCCGACAGTTTTCCGCGAAACCGGACGGAATGAGATTATCGACAGCATTGCCTTGTTGGCTCCTGTCTTCGAACATATCCGCCAAGTGCATGCCGGATTGTCCGAAGATACAGTCCGCATCGTTCATATCGGCGACAGCCACGTGCGCGGGCATATTTATCCGCAGACTACCGGAGCCCGCCTGACCGAGACCTTCGGGGCTGTCTCCTACATTGACAAAGGGGTGAACGGAGCTACCTGTCTCACCTTTACCCATCCCGACCGTATCGCCGAAATCGCAGCCTTGAAACCCGAGCTGCTGATTCTTTCTTTCGGGACGAACGAAAGCCATAACCGGCGTTACAGTATCAACGTACATTACAACCAGATGGACGAACTTGTCAAACTCCTGCGCGACAGTCTCCCCAATGTGCCTATTCTTTTCACGACTCCGCCGGGCTCGTATGAAAGTTTCCGGCAAAGAAGGCGCAGACGTACCTATGCCATTAATCCCCGCACGGCGACAGCCGCAGAGACAATCCGCCGCTATGCTAAAAATAACCGCCTGCTGGTATGGGATATGTACGATGTAGTCGGAGGCAAGCGTCGCGCCTGCACCAATTGGACGGAAGCCAAATTGATGCGTCCCGATCATGTACATTATCTACCCGAAGGATATATCCTTCAAGGAAATTTATTATACCAAGCCATCATCAAAGCATATAACGATTATGTTTCCCATTGA